A portion of the Aphelocoma coerulescens isolate FSJ_1873_10779 chromosome 1, UR_Acoe_1.0, whole genome shotgun sequence genome contains these proteins:
- the PTGFRN gene encoding prostaglandin F2 receptor negative regulator isoform X4 → MGHRGERASCLRLLLLVLLLLAFCRGRIVRVPKGPLIRVVGTEVAIPCSVSDYDGPSEQNFDWEFSRETDFVRIVSTWDSTFTSEEYQKRVGRGDIKLRRSSNDAVELVIRNIQPADQGRYKCSTPSTDATVQGNYDAEVQVKVISDGLSVSGSKARSSTSLRLSEGDSFKLRCSAITTSPEHTHLHVTWQIKSGSSWQDILSLTHEGKFQPGPGYEERYRSGDIRLDTGANDTYRLSVSQASSADGGAYRCLVSEWVRGADGSWQKIQEKSVEIATVSIQRTALDVVISTSNVSVTERDSLDLTCNITTDRSGIFQAEVMWYFSASPDDTLSDAQLLLSMDHDSVVSDSTLISLSHVDRNSYRLLVRDVDVEDSGYYFCEAAIWVPLHNGSWHKVVERTSAPVSVVVTALEPDYDVFLNASKTPKFSDDPTELSCRITNVQDTEANVRFTVSWYYRQHLPGDDVVTEELLASMDADWTLIPGDRGRERIQNGEIIFSKKSADTFSLRIQWTSESDRGDYFCVISAWSRHRNNSWVKSKDVTSASVNIFWATQDYTLTVEAVKLKPFFVAGHTFEMTCKVSSKNIKTPRYSVLITAEKPFTDQSNPNGTTRIISLNQDSVVRLEDWTDQTRVDGVVLEKVQENEFRYRMYQTQISDAGLYRCVVTAWSPGGGGMWREAVNGLSNPIQIDFQTSGPVFNVSVHSDSPTVYQGEVADLLCIVTTEGMPLEPDASLMV, encoded by the exons CTTTCTGCAGAGGGCGCATTGTGAGAGTGCCCAAAGGTCCCCTCATTCGAGTGGTGGGCACGGAGGTGGCGATCCCTTGCAGCGTTAGTGACTATGATGGACCCAGTGAGCAGAACTTTGACTGGGAGTTCTCCCGGGAGACTGACTTCGTGCGGATAGTGAGTACCTGGGATTCTACCTTCACCTCTGAGGAGTACCAAAAACGCGTGGGCCGCGGGGATATCAAACTGAGACGGAGCAGCAACGATGCTGTGGAACTTGTGATTAGGAACATCCAGCCAGCTGACCAAGGGAGATACAAATGTTCCACGCCCAGCACTGATGCCACCGTTCAGGGAAATTATGATGCAGAGGTCCAAGTGAAAG tGATTTCCGATGGCTTGTCCGTGAGTGGTTCCAAAGCTCGCTCCTCGACGTCTCTCCGGCTGTCTGAGGGCGACTCCTTCAAGCTGCGCTGCTCAGCGATTACCACCTCACCGGAGCACACTCACCTGCACGTGACCTGGCAGATCAAGAGTGGATCCTCTTGGCAGGACATCCTATCTTTGACTCACGAGGGCAAATTCCAGCCGGGCCCTGGCTACGAGGAGCGCTACCGTAGCGGGGACATCCGCCTGGACACGGGAGCCAACGACACGTACCGGTTATCCGTGTCCCAGGCTTCCTCCGCGGACGGCGGTGCCTACAGGTGCCTCGTGAGCGAGTGGGTGAGAGGGGCCGATGGCTCGTGGCAGAAGATCCAGGAGAAGAGCGTGGAGATCGCCACTGTGTCGATCCAGCGCACCG CTCTAGATGTGGTCATCTCAACCAGCAATGTGTCTGTGACCGAAAGAGACTCCCTGGATCTTACATGCAACATCACAACAGACAGAAGTGGTATTTTTCAGGCAGAGGTGATGTGGTATTTTTCTGCATCACCTGACGACACCTTGTCAGATGCTCAGCTCTTGCTGAGCATGGACCATGATTCTGTTGTCAGTGATTCAACTCTCATCAGCCTCAGCCACGTGGACAGGAACTCCTATCGCCTCTTGGTGCGTGATGTGGATGTGGAGGACTCTGGCTACTACTTCTGTGAAGCTGCTATCTGGGTGCCACTGCACAATGGGAGCTGGCATAAGGTGGTGGAGAGGACGTCTGCACCAGTCAGTGTGGTGGTGACAGCATTAG AGCCAGACTATGATGTGTTCCTGAACGCCTCTAAGACACCCAAGTTTTCAGATGACCCCACAGAGCTCAGCTGCAGGATCACAAACGTACAGGACACCGAAGCAAACGTCCGCTTCACTGTCTCCTGGTACTACAGGCAGCACCTGCCCGGCGACGATGTGGTGACAGAGGAGCTCCTGGCCTCGATGGATGCAGACTGGACTCTGatacctggggacaggggcagagAGCGGATTCAGAATGGGGAAATAATCTTCTCTAAAAAGTCTGCTGACACCTTCAGTCTGAGAATCCAGTGGACTTCAGAAAGTGACAGAGGGGATTATTTCTGTGTCATCTCGGCGTGGAGTAGGCACCGCAACAACAGCTGGGTGAAGAGCAAAGATGTGACTTCTGCATCTGTCAACATTTTCTGGGCGACACAAG ATTACACGCTTACAGTGGAGGCGGTGAAATTGAAGCCATTCTTTGTAGCAGGCCACACCTTTGAGATGACATGCAAGGTGTCCTCCAAAAACATCAAGACACCGCGCTATTCCGTCCTCATCACAGCTGAGAAGCCCTTCACGGATCAGTCGAATCCCAACGGAACCACGCGCATTATCTCCTTGAACCAGGACTCGGTAGTGCGGCTGGAGGACTGGACGGACCAGACCCGTGTGGATGGGGTGGTCCTGGAGAAGGTCCAGGAGAACGAGTTCCGCTACAGGATGTATCAGACCCAGATCTCCGATGCTGGGCTCTATCGCTGCGTGGTGACCGCCTGGTCTCCGGGTGGTGGTGGCATGTGGCGTGAAGCAGTGAATGGCTTATCCAACCCTATCCAGATAGACTTCCAGACATCAG